GATTTAACATAGCAGCGGAACATATGGTGATCTGAtcaaatatgatgcattgtaaTGGCTTAAACAGTATAAAGCAGTAATAACTATACACTGACAtattatatgataataaaacaatcacaacaaCCCTGTCGCCTTCAAAATTACTTTCAAAACAGCTCTCTCAAGTACATTCCGAGGGGAAATGTAATCTTCCTAGATCACTGTCTAAGTTTGAAACAGTGAAAAGACGTTGTTCatattgtaaattgaaaaatatttattttttaaaactctgaaAAACGACTTGGTCAGGTTTAgttaaaaacatcatggtttggcttaaaatgactacgaaattgaaacaaaaaaagctggATCATGAgtgtctcttttatttctttatactTTAGAACATTTAATCACTTCGattgtgatattttaaatgCTGGACTGAAATTTAATGTTTCTATATTGCAGTTGTGCAACTTCAACTGAAAGTAAAGAATCAGAATCtggctttttgttgttgttgttgttgttggcacAAATAAATGCTGCATAGAGAGATACTAAAATCAGAAGGGTCCAGCTTTGGGGCCCCCTGACCCTTAGGGGCCCCGGACCTGTCCCGTGTAGGCCCCCCCATGCAAGAGGCAGAAATAAGCGTAGCCTGTAGGAGCATCCTCCTCTCACTCGTCTCTCTCCCCTTCACCTCTCCCACAGTCCGGTAATACGCATTTTTTGCAGCAGCTGAGAAAACCGCGGCAAACTGGCCTACCATAATGTATTTGTGATCACTGTAAtttctcaggaaaaaaaaaagaagcaaaaatcATTCACGTCACAAAAGACACGAAAAGTTCAGCTGAGTAAGGATTGGAAAGTTACAGTGTTAAAATGTCCGATTGTGCTCTGAAATTAGGCTGGATCGAAAAGTTAAAAGCTTTTGTTAAATGCCAAACACAACTgtctgagtaaaaaaaaaggatggaggAAAAGGTAAAACTATGTATTTCTATTTGCTCCCCATGCTTTGAGTAACCTTTTCTAAATGCCTTTTTTATGGAGGTTTGATCAAGTCAATGAATTTGCTCTATGCTTTTCATCCAGATGTCCTTTAATGCAAATGCTCTTTTGGATATTTCAGTTTgttataatgatgatgataataactGCAATTGTTGCACTCTGTTCAGCTCCATTATTTACTGTTCCAAAACAGGGCGTTGGAGAGCCCtacttttcctctctgtctcttacaTGCTTGAAGCATTGCACATAATACCTGTTGTCACAGAAAGCCACTGCTTGCATTTCCTTACCACCCCTCATCCCACCCTGACTGCTGAAAGGGGAACAATTTGAAGTTTTAGTAACTCTATTTTGTGGTAAGGCGATAGTGCCAAAAGCACGCAGTTAAAAGCCAAATTTTGGTGTTGTTTCAcctggagaaaaagaaaaggggagtGGGAAGAACAGACACTGTCCACTTTGGGCTGTAAAAAGCACAGAAGgatgaaaaaataatctttaataaGCACTGTGTCTTCTGGCAGatgggcttaaaaaaaaagaaggtgcaTAAAAACCATCAGATGTAGACTCTCCATCCCGTCTCTACTTCATGGGCTAATACTAAAAGCTGAGGCGAGGGTGCTGTGTAGTCATTTCTTAGAAAATAGCAGAAGAGCAACCAGAGGATAGTGCACGGTTTCTGTTTTGAAATACTCTTGTGCGGGTTATTGTTGTGGCACGCAAACCCAcctgtgtgcgcacacacataagcacacaATATTGAGGCACACGAACACACCACTcaaacactcactcacacacatcttGAAGCGCGGGCTTAATCAGGTATAGTTGAAAAGGAAAATGCCATTAGATTTTAAAGTGGATAATTTCACATCTTTCCCTCcattcatttcttcatttttcttttcaaactgGCTTTTTATGCCCACTGCATGTGCTTTTATGGAAAATTACAACATTCAAACGAGACTCTTTGGTCAGGGATAATTGCACAAAGAACCATTAGCAGTCTTCCAAGACCAATGCACTGCGAAcaatttttctctttcttttcataatGCTATTCTCAACCCGTATGAACATGCCTCATAAGAAAGAGGataatcataatttaattaTCTGTCATTATGGGGGGCAAAACGCAGGTCACCACGGGTTCGCTTATGCTACACGCTGtgataaacaaatcaattaaacGAAATAGGCTAAACAAACAAGACAGTTATATACACTGTAGGTACAGTGGCCAAAGGGCTTTTGGTTTTTTCAAATTCAGTCGAGGCAATTATAGTCATGTTCAAAGTTTGCTGGAACACTTGCACTCCTCACCTGCAAACCCACCTACTGATCAGTAAATTGGCACTTCAGTGAAATCAGCGGGTGCATGTTTGACTCGTCTGTGGCCACACTATAAGGTTGCCTCTTAATGCAATTCACTGCAGTTGGTTACTTTAAATTGTACCCTGTAAAATGTAACACTGTGATgcttcaaaatacatttatagcaTATCATTTTCAGCTTGGATTGAAAGCATGTATGGTagaatattttataattataacaaaAGGTTATTTAAGTGTGGTTGTTTCTGTCCCTTGTTTCTGTCCTCTTCTGTCAAtataattattgtttcatttatctATATACTCCATCTAACATAATTGTTGAGTTATACTGCGCTGTAACCATTGTACAAAGATACGTCGGCACATTATGACTGTATGTgatttttgttccttttttcagCTGCCAGTGTCACAAACCCACTTGATTATTTGAGTCAACTGCTGAAGGGTGCAATGTCACTTTTTCACCTGAGGATGATGTGGTGGCGCTGCTTTAAAAAACCCAGTCCTGAGCTGCTCTTAATTCCGGCACcgctttcctcttcttctgcgtTTCCTTCACGGCTCACCCACAACAAACAGAGCGGCTCTTAAGACACCAAAATGCCCCAGACAGGCGGATATTTGTAGAAACGTGATAGGATACGGCTACTCGTGCACTATAAGACACAATTGAGGCCGAGCCTTCCCCACTGTCGTGAGGTGGAAGTGGTAGCTCGCTGTAACTTGTCGAGCCCGTGAGCCAAACTTCACTGCTCTTGCTAACACAGCCAACTGAACTTGGAGGACCAAGAGAGCTTCCCTGTTGGCTTTTTAAAGACAACAAGTAAGTAACCACCGGCTGTGCCACATGCCTAGTGTTATAATGGTCGGTGGCTGCTCTTTATTGTCGAGCCGGCTGAGCTAGTGACACACATCACACACCAGAGCAGACTGTGGGTGTCTGGACAGAGCAGAAGACAGTCCTCCTATCACTGCTAGTCAAATGAAGACGTCCACACACCGCTGCAGAGAAGGGCACCAAACCAAGTTAACCTTACTGCTATCAAGTCGTCTGCGGCTGTGAAGGAGCTTTTTAAAGTCTTAAATaatcatcagggttatctctGTCTGGACTTGCACGTCTTAGCAGAAAGCCTTTGCTGCAAGCTGGGCAGTTTTAACGAATGCTACTGTTgcgttgcattatgggaaatgtttgATCGAGTATTGTAGGAATTGGAACCAGCCAAATACAGGTAAAATACGCAAGTGGCTGGTAGATTTGCTTCACTCAACCAGCCCATTAAAGTTAATTTCCAACCCTGAGTGTCTCTCTTTTGTGTGAATAAAGATTTGGTTATAAGATTCCATACGAGACGAGACATCTGTCTTTAAAGTCCTCACTTTGTCCAACTAGCAGCCACGAAACTTGAATGGTTTGTGACATGAAAAAAGCAAGTATCCCTtcacatttggaaaaaaaacaaaaactgtgtaGTTGCTCGATCAGTTACTTAAAATTGTGAACCCGTTATCAAAATTGGAATGTGTTACTCGATCGTTTTCTTTTTACTCGAAAACCTGTTTCTCTTCAAAACCGATTTACTTGTGTGTTCTTTGTCTCTCCTCACACTTTCTATAGGAAACCTAGGTAACAGGACTACACCTATGATGTAGTCGTTTCACCGTTCCGGCCAACTGTCTAACTACCTTCTGAGGAGGAATTCGAGATCGTTCTCTAATCACAGCGATGGATGACGACACGCCGACCCTGAAGCCCAGACGGATCCAGAATCAAAACGTGGTTCATCGTCTTGAGAGGCGCAGGATCTGTTCGGGCCGACCCGGAGCTCACTGGTACAGAGTACGGTGCTTCCACCAAAATCTTTTCCCCAACTTCACTGTGGTCAACGTGGAGAAGCCCCCCTGCTTCCTCAGGAAGTTCTCGCCAGATGGACGCTGTTTTATTGCCTTCTCTTCTGACCAGACTTCTCTGGAGGTAAGATCAGTTCATTTAGCTTATTTTTCCCTCTGAACATTGGAGTTGGACTCCCTAAATACCACATATTATGTGATTAAAAAGCAACCTAACAAGACTGGAACAAACTTGGGCCATCTAAACTACAAAATATACACAAGACAAAATTGTGAGTAAAATAAACTCCAATCCCAATGTTCCTCCTACAGATATATGAATATCAAGGCTGCCAAGCGGCTCAGGACCTGCTGAGAGGCCAAGAGGGAGAGACTCTTGTAACGGCCAATGACCAGCGTTCCCTCAACATCAGAGGCCGCCTGTTTGAGCGCTTCTTCTCCTTGCTCCACGTCACCAATGTGGCCTCGAACGGAGAACACCTCAACCGGGAGTGCAGCCTCTTCACAGACGACTGCCGCTATGTCATTGTCGGGTCGGCTGTGTACGTCCCAGAGGAGCCGCCGCCTTACTTCTTTGAGGTAAGAACACTGTCATACTAACGGTAAAATTACGAGGAaatcaaaaaaatgattaaaactacAAATTCGTTTCTATAGTTTGGCTCAGACCGCCCCTCTCATCCACACTTCATCTCCTACCAGGTGTATCGCAACAACGAATCTGTGACTCCCAACCCTCGGTCTCCTCTAGAAGACTACTCCCTCCACATTATCGACCTCCACACTGGCAGGCTTTGTGACACCAGGTCCTTCAAGTGTGACAAGATCATCCTGTCCCACAACCAGGGCCTCTACCTCTACAGGAACATCTTGGCTGTGCTGTCGGTCCAGCAGCAGACCATACATGTGTTTCAGGTGAGCATATTTACCGtttaaaatgtaactctttGAAGCATGTTTCCCTGCTGGTGACGTGGCGGTAAGTGATGTTAAAGGAGgtgttttgacatttataaAAGGCAAAACACTTTCTGAGACATTATTAATTTGACTGTTAACATACTTAAAGCTAGGGATGTCTCGATCAAGTTTTTTCGCTCATCAGTCCTCAGCCGTCCTGATCCCATACTTGTATTTTCCTAGATAATACAGCTGCACAGTGCAATATTCAAGTATGTTTAAGTTAGTAAACTCAACCACAGTAAATGTATATGCTTGACAGATGAATAGTTCTGCATTGCATTAAGAAAAGTGCCTGCATCCAAGCTGTtccttaatgttttttaatttaaatttttaccCATTTACAAAGCATAAAATAACAAACCCTCACTGTAAATGTTTTGGCCTTGTTGTCTCGAGGGAAATTAtatgtcccttttttaaaaaatgtcacgTGCAGATGAATTTGttaaataacatgaataaaacaatctgACACTGCATTTTGCTCCTCGTTAATAGTGTGTGTTGTTTCGCTGTGGGCGGGGCTCAGTCTGTGGTCACACACATGGAGCTCAGCGAAGTGaaggagagacagcagagacttGACAGGGGCAGCAGTTCGTTGCGTTGCTGTGCATGAAAACTTCGCGAGTAAAAATATCTGTGTGACAGCTGACGTAAAACGAAGGATCGGATCGTGATCGGTAGCTCAATATAGCCGATACTGATCAGTAAAAAAATGCCTTGATCGGCCCCGATCAAGACCTCCCTACTTAACGCTATTATGTAGAGATggccctgcagcagcagcctttcTGCCCGGTACAATTCAGtttggttttactttttaagaaGCAGATTTATGCTCGGATGTGAGAGGAAATGTTCCTGTCGCTTCTGGTTTGAAAAATGTTCTGATTGTTAACGTAtgtacaaacttttttctaacaatTAACTCaagttttctatttatttcgATCTAGTTTGGGGAATGACTGCTGCTTAAAGAAACTCCAAGtaccatattgttttttttccttatccCCTCGCAGGTCACTCCAGAAGGAACATTTCTAGATGTGAGGACGATTGGGCGGTTCTGTTATGAGGACGACCTCCTGACTCTTTCAGCAGTTTACACTGAGGCCCAGGCTGAGAGTCAGCCGGGCTTCCCCCGCCTTTACACTGACAAAACCATCAACTCCCTCAAACACAGGCTGCTGGTCTACCTCTGGAGGAGGGCTGAGCAGGACGGCAGCGCCACCGCTAAGAGGAGGTACACAACGTTACTCTCATGCTCTCAGTGGATGTTTAGAGAAAATGGTAACTTACTTTAAtcgatctttttttttttttgattgtatTCATCCATTAGCCACAGTAGAAGCCATGGCATCATGAGTGAGAATTAATTTATCAGAAAGTTCCTTAAACGTCTCTAAGCTGCATTGCCTCAGTGTATGTCTGAAGAAGGGGCAGAGCTGCGGCATTGAAAagcaacctttttcttttttttttttttttggaataaaaagattaattcaTCCATTATTCAGTTAAACCAGCAAGAAAGAATGAAGAACTATTTTTCATATGCGCTGTGTGTCCAACCCTGCACATTCCTGTATTTCTGTCGTATTTCAAGATCTTTGAAGATAACAAATTTTAGTCCAATCATGGATTAAAAAATGACGCTACCAATTGAAACCCAACTGAAACAAGAATGCAGTCattgggtttatttttttattctttctttgtctttgctgtTGCGTGACTGATGTTTGAGTGGgatgtaattaattaatttgaggtgtgtgtgtgcgcgtgtttatatatatatgtttatatatatatatatatatatatatatatgtttatatatatatatatatatatatgtttatatatttatatatatatatatatatatatatatatataatgtctaATTACATATgtaattatatttatgtttatatatattacattacattacagtcatttagcagacgcttttatccaaagcgacttacaggaagtgtattcaacataggtattcaagagaactactagtcaccagaagtcataagtgcatctcctttcttaaacaagcatctaaaagcataaaccagagcaaaagtatagtgcagaagcaaattactacgaaaacaataattgcaacaaactaatacgaatacaataggtgctacaaactaatacgaataggataagtgcaacaaacgaatacgaatgcaataagtgctacgaggaaggctcagggtagtacttcttgaagaggtgagttttcagcctgtgccgaaagatgggcagtatgtatatatatgtgtgtgtatgtatgtatgtatgtacgtatATGTATGTAGCTCTTCAGTCCATCAAGTACCATTTCCATAATGAACTGATGTTAGATGCTCATTTGGTGATCTGTTTAGTTCACCCTGCTCTTGCGTTTGTCCTCAGATTCTTCCAGTTTTTTGATCAGCTGAGGAGGTTGAGGATGTGGAAGATGCAGCTGTTGGATGAGCACCACCTCTTCATTAAATACACCAGCGAAGACGTGGTCACACTCAGAGTCACCGACCCCtcgcaggtacacacacacacacacacacacacacacacacacacacacacacacacacacacacacacacacacacacacacacacacacatatgaattCCTCCCAGTGTTCTCCTTGTTACTCTCCCCCGCTTCTCTcgtgtcttttgttgtttgtgctgCATAGCAGGGATTCCTCTCAGGTCTCCAAGGAGACGTTTATCTTACAGATTCTCTTCAGCCCTGCTAATCATTCATGACGGCAAACAAAATATAGTAACTAACAGATCtaattaatatatgtttttatttcctggaAATCTCCCCTCTCAGAGCTCCTTGCAGATCAGCTATTCGTCTCACCAATggagaatatataaataatctcATTCATTATAAACTCACATAGAAGCCAAAGCCTCAAATGATTTGTTACAGTATAATAACCATCTCACCATTCCTGGCTTTCCTTGGTATTTCACCTGGATTGTATCATCTTTTCTTTGAATCTTCACCCTCTCCCCTTCCCCCACAGCCGTCGTTCTTCGTTGTGTACAACATGGTGTCCACGGAGGTGCTGGCCGTCTTTGAGAACACCTCCGACCAGCTGCTGGAGCTTTTTGAGAATTTCTGCGACCTGTTCAGAAACGCCACGCTGCACAGCCAAGCCGTCCAGTTCCCCTGCTCCGCTTCATCCAACAACTATGCCCGGCAGGTCCAGAGAAGGTATTGAGAGGAGAAATGTCATGTGTACGGACGGATATTAGATTattgaattcaaatgaaaaatatatttctgcaaAACATTGAATGTATTTCAGTCTGAATATAATTGTGCTGGCAAACTGCAGGGTTTGGGGGTTTTCTCtgaatgaaatagaaaaaaaagaactgaaccTGATGATGTGAAGCCAAATGTCAGGGAGGATTTGAAGAAGGCGGTTAGGGAGGGAAGCGGATCAGCGGGGACCGCCTGGAGGAGGGCGGAAGTTTTAGGACTTAATCTAGATATAGAAGAGAGACATTAAGACAGTCAGCTTGGCTGGAGGAGCTGTGATTGAATTTGGCGGTTCGACTCGCCAGTGCAGGTGACAAAATCCTGTGTGGAAGGTGAAGAGGGAGGACCAGACAAACGGGGGGAGGGGTGTGAGGAAGGAGAAGATAAAGGGTAGTTTGAGCGAGGCAAAGGGCTTAGAATTGGATTTTAGAGTGGTGAAAACTGATGTcggggagaaggagaggagatatTGAAAGCTGGCGAGCACATTCAGCAAACCAGATTTGTACCATTTACAATTGGCTAGCATAAACCCAATTCACAGGGTTTTATATGGCCACTAACCAGATATAGAGAGACCTGCAGGTCTGCAAGTATGGAGCACAAAACAAGGTGAGAGGAAAGACTCAAACTATGGATGGAGCATGGACAGCGACGCCACAAAGTCCCTGCTGTGTGTAGTGAGACATGGGATTATTATTTAGTTCTCTCCAAGTTCTCTCCAAAGCGAAATAAATTTGTGGAAATGACACTGTTCACTCCTTTCTGATCCTCAAACCAAACCAAGAGGAGTATCACTTTAGGATCATAGAAGCACTTTTGTGGAAAGTTTTACATCACGGCAACAGTGCCAAAAGAGACTCACTCATCAAGATTCCTGTTGCTGTTTCATTTCTCTGTGCCTCAGATTCAAGGACACCATAGTGAACGCCAAATACGGCGGGCACACCGAGGCGGTGCGTCGGCTGCTGGGTCAGCTGCCCATCAGCGCCCAGTCCTACAGCAGCAGTCCTTACCTCGACCTCTCCCTCTTCAGTTATGATGACAAGTGGGTGTCAGTAATGGAGAGGCCCAAGACCTGCGGAGATCACCCCATCAGGTATGGGACTCTATGGCAGGGCCAGCGCAAGCACACTTGCACACAGCCtctacacacaacaaacagcgcTGTCCGTCTGAGAATAACTCGTAATAATCCATGTTGATGGATACTCGCATGAATAAAGTGGAATTTAGGTCTGGGCATTAAGGCCTAAAATGTATGTCTCTGTATAATTTGGGAGCATGGACGACAACGGTAAATAtcactgtttatttgtttttccctATGTCGATGTAGATGCTTCTGATATGGCATGGCATCGCGTGGCAAACTTTCAACCATCCCAAAGTCAATCTAAACctcaaaaattctaaatgttatctcTTTACTTTGTTATTGCGGTCTATAGTTTAATTGCAGGAAACACGTTATCTAATTTGAAAaggaaattaattaatatagtgttttatttaaatatctgctTTGATTAAACAACCCCGGCATTAGTCATTTAAAAACTCTATAATAAGATGCTCAGAGATAGTGTTAGGGAGTTAAACGggtcataaaaaaacatctccgGTTTTCATTCAAGCGtctcaccaaaaactacatttaaaagataacatttgaacacatcaaaCTGTCTGTGCCGCTTTATGTCAACTCAAATTTGActtgaaaaaaatccaaaatatgaAACTGAGCAGCAGCTGAAAACAGGCCTGTTTGAATTGTTACTTTactatacttattattattattattattattattattattattattattataccttCCACCCCTAGTGAGATCACTATTCCTTATTCCATGGGCtatatacatgcatataaaAAATCAACCAAAACAGCAGATGCATTTGAATACTTAATTGGACGttgattaccatggcaacagttGAAGCCTTaccattgaaaaaaacacattcctcaGTGCTTGCTGTATTGACCAAAAGAAGGTGGATGCAGTGAGCACAAGCTTCTGACACCCAAAGGGTCCAAACCCGCCTTTATCCTCCTGCACGGCTAATGCAGCCTCAGCCTCGGCCTCACTCCGCTGCATTTCTTCGGCCGCATACTCTGGCTCAAATAAATGTGACTGAATATCCGAGTCTGAGTATGTAGCTATATCCATAGCATCCTCTGCACTTGCATTTAGAGCTCATGCGCCCCCCTGGCTACCCAGAGGAAGAGACGACAAATACAATCTGAAATACCCTTTTAGTTCTTCCTTGCCTGACGGCACTGGATGCAGGAAGAACAAGAGATTGAGCAGTGGCAAACTCAACTTTCTCTGTCAATAAAGCACACACTGAGGAAACCAAACCACCAACACTGATTTGGACATCTTCATAACAGGTGGCACATTTTCCCTTAAGTCATGTCTCAAATGAAtgtttcttttgctttcttcttttttgacttGGTATAATTTGGACTGGCAGTCTGACAAAACAATCAATTTTAGCAGTCAAGGGATATTGTGAATGGGCATTTTTCACAATGTTCATATAACTCAATAAGCGATTAATcgaaaataatgtaaaaaataataattagtagtGGCAGCATTATGGCACTCTTACCCTGATCAGAGCTCAGGTTTATTTGTGCTCAGTTAAGATCTGGCATCCTGCCTCTGGCTGTGGAAACTGGAAACTTCCATTCAGTTCCATAGGTGGACAGAAAGTGTCAGCTGTGTGATTTGGATGAGGTTGagaatgaaatgcatttttatattttatattctatatttaattGTTCATAATCTTTGTGTTAAgcttaaacaaaaaatatctgCGATACATCTCAGTCTGTTTGATATGACAGATGAATGTAGATTACATGACCTCTTTACAAGGCATCTGACATAGCTAGCATCAGTTTTTGTTTGAGGCTTCTTATCTCAAAACTTTTGATCTGTTATGTTTATATCTGATACACTGCATGTTACACATGGTACCATGTGTTggctttctttccttttcctttctttccccATGTCAACTCATTTCTCCAAAAGCCTGGACTAATCCTGGAAGGATTTAATGGCactattttctctctctatgcCCCTCACCCACCAGGTTTTACGCGCGGGACTCCGGCCTGCTGAAGTTCAAGATACAGGCCGGCCTTCTGGGGCGTCCAGTTAATCATGCCGTGCGGCGCCTGGTCGCCTTCACATTCCACCCCTTCGAGCCCTTCGCCATCTCTGTGCAGCGCACCAACGCCGAGTACGTGGTCAACTTCCACATGAGGCATGTCTGCGCGTGAGGAGCTTGTGTTCCTGTGCAAACAAATGACAGTCACACTTGGAATCAAATTGCAGGAGCGGTGGGTTTCTGTTGGCAGCCACTGGTGACAATACAGCAAATCATACCCTCCATCTGGAGGCACAATACAGTTGTTCTGTTAGtcgccctctcctcctcctcctccagaggaAATCGGCGGTCCTCTCCCTGCATTCTCCACCTGATGGAAACCACTGCTCCTCACCTCTTCCCCCCTCCATCACACAGTGGTCACACCACTTCCGCCACTCCTCCCCCTCCGCGAGAAGGCAGCaattctgccttttttcttttccacactGCTTCGCCACCTCGTTCCCCCTTCATCCACGGAACAAAAAGGGACCTGTAGGGAGGAGAGCCTGGAATAAGTGTAAATGGAGATGTAGAGAGAGTGATTGATGTGCGACGGAGGTGGGAAGCCGTAGGTAGCCGGACCTCTTAGAAGGGAACCAAAggtgtattctt
This is a stretch of genomic DNA from Anoplopoma fimbria isolate UVic2021 breed Golden Eagle Sablefish chromosome 19, Afim_UVic_2022, whole genome shotgun sequence. It encodes these proteins:
- the det1 gene encoding DET1 homolog; protein product: MDDDTPTLKPRRIQNQNVVHRLERRRICSGRPGAHWYRVRCFHQNLFPNFTVVNVEKPPCFLRKFSPDGRCFIAFSSDQTSLEIYEYQGCQAAQDLLRGQEGETLVTANDQRSLNIRGRLFERFFSLLHVTNVASNGEHLNRECSLFTDDCRYVIVGSAVYVPEEPPPYFFEVYRNNESVTPNPRSPLEDYSLHIIDLHTGRLCDTRSFKCDKIILSHNQGLYLYRNILAVLSVQQQTIHVFQVTPEGTFLDVRTIGRFCYEDDLLTLSAVYTEAQAESQPGFPRLYTDKTINSLKHRLLVYLWRRAEQDGSATAKRRFFQFFDQLRRLRMWKMQLLDEHHLFIKYTSEDVVTLRVTDPSQPSFFVVYNMVSTEVLAVFENTSDQLLELFENFCDLFRNATLHSQAVQFPCSASSNNYARQVQRRFKDTIVNAKYGGHTEAVRRLLGQLPISAQSYSSSPYLDLSLFSYDDKWVSVMERPKTCGDHPIRFYARDSGLLKFKIQAGLLGRPVNHAVRRLVAFTFHPFEPFAISVQRTNAEYVVNFHMRHVCA